The following are encoded in a window of Vicinamibacterales bacterium genomic DNA:
- a CDS encoding low molecular weight protein-tyrosine-phosphatase, protein MVRICFVCLGNICRSPTAESIMKSLIHGAHLDDQIEVDSAGTGAYHVSSPPDLRAKKTSEARGIQLNSLARQFTAEDFSTFDYVIAMDSNNRQDLLCLAPNSATEATVHLLREFDPTAPANAEVPDPYYGGPRGFDDVFDMCERACKGLLTTIRARYQLV, encoded by the coding sequence ATGGTCAGGATCTGCTTTGTCTGCCTAGGGAACATCTGCCGCTCGCCGACCGCGGAGTCCATCATGAAATCGCTGATTCACGGCGCTCACTTGGACGACCAAATTGAAGTCGATAGTGCTGGCACAGGCGCTTATCACGTGAGTTCCCCTCCAGACTTGCGGGCCAAGAAAACTTCCGAAGCTCGAGGAATCCAACTCAATAGCCTCGCACGCCAATTCACCGCTGAAGATTTTTCAACATTCGACTATGTGATCGCAATGGATTCCAATAATCGTCAGGACTTACTTTGCCTTGCGCCCAATAGTGCAACAGAAGCCACTGTCCATCTCTTGCGCGAGTTCGATCCCACCGCTCCGGCCAACGCAGAGGTGCCTGACCCTTATTACGGTGGACCCAGAGGGTTTGATGACGTGTTCGACATGTGTGAGAGGGCCTGCAAGGGTTTACTCACAACAATCCGTGCACGGTATCAGCTCGTCTGA
- a CDS encoding RidA family protein, translating to MTSSIRLFIIVIVVLSFALGSFTARAQRSGPEVEYAAVQGGLPFSPYVRVDNMLYLSGQLGTMPGGGLAEGGVQAETQQTLENIRNVLERAGSSMNNVVKCSVFMEDMNQWPTMNEVYVTFFPEHLPARSAFGSTGLALGAALEIECLATVGN from the coding sequence ATGACCTCGTCCATTCGGTTATTCATTATCGTTATCGTCGTGCTTTCGTTTGCGCTCGGTTCGTTCACGGCTCGCGCTCAACGTTCCGGTCCGGAGGTCGAATACGCTGCCGTCCAGGGGGGGCTACCGTTCTCACCTTACGTCAGGGTAGATAACATGCTTTACCTCTCAGGCCAGCTCGGTACCATGCCAGGCGGTGGCCTTGCAGAAGGAGGAGTTCAAGCAGAAACACAGCAGACACTCGAAAACATCCGTAACGTCCTCGAGAGGGCCGGCTCGTCTATGAACAATGTGGTCAAGTGCAGCGTCTTCATGGAAGACATGAACCAATGGCCAACAATGAATGAGGTCTACGTCACCTTCTTTCCTGAGCATCTCCCGGCGCGTAGTGCCTTCGGCTCCACTGGACTCGCACTCGGAGCAGCGCTTGAAATCGAGTGTTTGGCAACCGTGGGTAATTAG
- a CDS encoding ArgE/DapE family deacylase has product MPTVDYQLATTVLQDLVRIPSVNPDLVTGADGEAKIANYIADTLDGWGLEVQVREIAEGRPNVIATLKGAGGGQTLLFNGHMDTVGVEGMAEPYSGEVRDGRLYGRGAIDMKGSLAATMAATKGLIDSGMTLRGSVIFTYVADEEYASIGTSAIADDIRQGRLRRPDGAVNTEATGLRVGVGHKGFTWLEVVTEGKAAHGSRPDLGVDAIAQMGKLLVEVDRLQGQLAAGARHPLLGAGSVHASLINGGREMSSYPGRCTLKLERRTVPPETADSVAEELEKIISRLSTEDPAFHASSRVMFVRNPWQADPRSQIVKTTAAAIEAVTGVPSTTMTQTGWLDSALLGDVGIPTVICGPSGEGLHAEVESIDVTSLGTCAEIYEEIIRRFCA; this is encoded by the coding sequence ATGCCGACTGTTGACTACCAGCTTGCTACGACTGTACTCCAGGATCTTGTTCGGATTCCTTCTGTCAATCCCGATCTTGTGACTGGCGCTGACGGTGAAGCCAAGATCGCTAACTACATCGCCGACACACTGGACGGATGGGGACTGGAGGTCCAGGTGCGAGAGATTGCTGAGGGAAGGCCTAACGTCATCGCGACGCTGAAAGGTGCCGGTGGTGGCCAGACGCTTCTTTTCAACGGTCACATGGATACCGTCGGTGTAGAGGGGATGGCGGAACCGTATTCCGGTGAGGTGCGCGATGGGAGGCTTTACGGTCGCGGTGCCATTGATATGAAGGGGTCGCTCGCTGCGACGATGGCGGCTACCAAAGGTCTCATCGATAGCGGGATGACACTGCGCGGGAGCGTCATCTTTACATACGTGGCCGATGAGGAATATGCGAGCATCGGCACAAGCGCGATAGCTGATGATATCCGTCAGGGCCGGTTACGACGTCCAGATGGGGCAGTGAACACTGAGGCGACTGGATTACGGGTCGGTGTCGGTCACAAAGGGTTTACATGGCTTGAGGTTGTAACGGAAGGTAAGGCTGCGCACGGCTCTAGGCCAGATCTTGGTGTCGACGCAATCGCGCAAATGGGAAAGCTGCTTGTGGAGGTTGACCGACTACAGGGACAATTGGCGGCCGGTGCCCGACATCCGTTACTCGGTGCTGGTTCAGTGCACGCTTCACTCATCAATGGTGGTCGTGAGATGTCGTCCTATCCCGGCCGCTGCACGTTGAAGCTTGAGCGCCGTACCGTCCCACCGGAAACAGCCGACAGTGTTGCCGAGGAGCTTGAAAAGATTATTTCTCGTCTCTCTACCGAAGACCCAGCCTTCCACGCCAGTTCTAGGGTTATGTTCGTGCGCAATCCATGGCAAGCCGACCCGCGATCCCAAATCGTAAAGACGACGGCTGCCGCCATCGAAGCGGTCACGGGTGTGCCGTCCACAACGATGACGCAAACAGGCTGGCTCGACTCTGCACTTTTGGGTGACGTCGGCATTCCCACCGTTATCTGCGGGCCAAGCGGAGAAGGACTACACGCCGAAGTCGAGTCGATTGATGTCACCTCCCTTGGTACGTGCGCCGAAATCTACGAGGAAATCATCCGACGGTTTTGTGCATAG
- the lpxA gene encoding acyl-ACP--UDP-N-acetylglucosamine O-acyltransferase, with protein MPRIHPAAHVDSEAELADDVIVGPGAVIEEGVRIGRGCQIGPHAVIHRGTTLSAEVYVAVGAVIGGIPQDLKFKGGASGVEIGPRTAIREYVTVHRCSTPGAMTRVGAECMLMATSHVAHDCTLGDRVVLANGVNLAGHVTIGDAVFVSGHAQVHQFIRVGTLVMIGGGSKVIKDLPPYCVADGHPARLFGVNVTGLRRAGLGVEEIGQIKEAYRVLFASGVKLQDALATLDTLSSEGNSRGAELAVFVRKSERGIARPNRGKHEWPDD; from the coding sequence ATGCCGAGGATTCACCCCGCCGCACATGTCGATTCAGAGGCCGAATTAGCCGACGACGTCATTGTTGGTCCAGGGGCCGTCATTGAGGAGGGAGTAAGGATTGGGCGAGGTTGCCAAATCGGCCCGCATGCCGTGATACATCGTGGCACAACGTTAAGTGCGGAGGTCTACGTTGCGGTGGGAGCTGTGATCGGGGGGATACCGCAGGACCTAAAGTTCAAGGGTGGTGCTAGTGGCGTGGAGATCGGTCCGCGGACAGCAATCCGCGAATATGTCACGGTCCATCGCTGCTCGACGCCTGGCGCGATGACCCGCGTAGGTGCCGAGTGCATGTTGATGGCGACAAGTCACGTGGCTCACGATTGCACACTCGGAGATAGGGTGGTTCTCGCCAACGGAGTCAACTTGGCCGGTCACGTGACAATCGGTGACGCCGTTTTCGTGTCAGGACATGCACAAGTACATCAGTTCATCCGGGTCGGCACACTCGTGATGATCGGCGGTGGATCGAAAGTAATTAAGGACCTACCGCCGTATTGCGTTGCTGATGGGCATCCGGCGCGTCTCTTCGGAGTGAACGTTACCGGTCTCCGCCGAGCAGGCCTTGGTGTCGAGGAAATAGGTCAAATCAAAGAGGCCTATCGCGTGCTTTTCGCGTCTGGGGTGAAATTGCAGGACGCGCTGGCCACACTTGACACGCTCAGTAGTGAAGGAAATTCACGTGGTGCTGAGTTGGCGGTGTTCGTCCGTAAGTCAGAACGTGGCATAGCGCGGCCCAACCGCGGGAAACACGAGTGGCCGGACGATTAG
- a CDS encoding TIM barrel protein → MGQQRMRKISRRTAIGEVSAALGASAIAPAIVSAQGRVVRNGRLKQSVSRWPYIDIPFPTFCEAVAEMGLPAIDLLEENEWDIAAEYGLICSMGYGGGGTIEDGLNVRANHNEIVTNLQQAMPRAVERKVPNLITFFGNRRGMSDPEAIRNCVDGLRRLAPSAEEHGITICVELLNSKVDHPDYQGDRTPFGAEIIRRVGSPRVKLLNDIYHMQIMEGDVIRTIRDNAESIAHYHTGGVPGRNELDENQELQWPAICRAIVETGFDGYVAHEFKPTRDPLTSLREAVALCDV, encoded by the coding sequence ATGGGGCAGCAAAGAATGAGGAAAATCTCTAGGCGTACCGCGATCGGCGAAGTTAGTGCGGCGTTAGGAGCTTCGGCGATCGCTCCGGCGATCGTCTCGGCTCAGGGTCGCGTCGTACGAAATGGTCGGTTGAAGCAATCGGTCTCCCGTTGGCCTTACATCGACATTCCATTTCCCACGTTCTGCGAAGCCGTGGCCGAGATGGGACTACCGGCGATCGATCTATTGGAGGAAAACGAATGGGATATTGCCGCCGAGTACGGTCTGATTTGCTCGATGGGGTATGGCGGCGGCGGCACAATCGAAGATGGCCTAAACGTGCGAGCAAACCACAACGAAATCGTCACCAACCTTCAACAGGCGATGCCCCGCGCGGTTGAACGAAAAGTGCCGAACCTTATTACATTCTTCGGCAACAGGCGCGGCATGAGTGATCCCGAGGCTATTCGTAACTGTGTAGACGGTTTGCGTCGGCTGGCACCTTCGGCAGAGGAGCACGGTATTACGATATGCGTTGAGTTGCTCAATAGTAAGGTTGATCACCCAGACTACCAGGGTGACCGGACGCCGTTCGGTGCCGAGATCATTCGTCGGGTGGGTTCACCGCGTGTCAAGTTACTGAACGACATTTACCACATGCAGATCATGGAAGGTGATGTCATCCGGACAATTCGAGATAACGCTGAGAGTATTGCGCATTACCACACAGGCGGTGTGCCGGGGCGAAACGAGTTGGATGAGAACCAGGAGTTACAGTGGCCAGCGATTTGTCGTGCGATCGTTGAGACAGGCTTCGACGGGTATGTTGCACATGAGTTTAAACCGACACGCGACCCTTTGACTTCGCTGCGTGAGGCCGTAGCGCTGTGTGACGTATGA